One genomic segment of Brevibacillus laterosporus LMG 15441 includes these proteins:
- a CDS encoding transposase — MGKIRKTYSKDFKLKAVQLYLNGEQGYKTLTRDLGISDPSILRGWVNHYRKEGIQGLDENRGRTKNPLRGRPRTRPESMEEEIVRLRAENEFLKKWLGLEKR; from the coding sequence ATGGGGAAAATTAGAAAAACATATTCAAAGGATTTTAAATTAAAAGCCGTACAGCTCTATTTGAACGGTGAACAAGGGTACAAAACACTTACAAGGGATCTCGGCATTAGTGATCCTTCTATTTTAAGAGGATGGGTTAATCATTATAGAAAGGAAGGTATACAGGGACTAGATGAAAACCGCGGGAGAACAAAAAATCCTCTTAGAGGAAGACCACGAACAAGGCCAGAGAGTATGGAGGAAGAGATAGTTCGATTACGCGCAGAGAACGAATTCTTAAAAAAGTGGCTAGGTCTAGAAAAGAGGTGA